One Streptomyces sp. L2 genomic window carries:
- a CDS encoding peptide deformylase: MATLSDDRGDDLGDEGDGDRAPLAERVEELLAAGGPLPIVAAGHPVLRYGTEPYDGQLGDALLARFVEALRGTMRAAPGVGLAAVQVGVPLRIAVIEDPAPVSEEVARVRGRVPQPFRVLVNPSYEPVGTARAAFFEGCLSVPGWQAVVARPAEVRLRGQDELGREVDESFTGWPARIVQHETDHLDGTLYLDRAEPRSLSTNEAVLARWNAPTPAAAAEALGFELP; this comes from the coding sequence ATGGCGACACTCAGTGACGACCGCGGTGACGACCTCGGTGACGAGGGCGATGGCGACCGCGCACCTCTCGCCGAACGGGTCGAGGAACTCCTCGCCGCCGGCGGGCCCCTGCCCATCGTCGCGGCGGGCCATCCCGTCCTGCGGTACGGCACCGAGCCGTACGACGGGCAGCTCGGCGACGCCCTGCTGGCCCGGTTCGTCGAGGCCCTGCGCGGCACGATGCGCGCGGCACCCGGCGTGGGCCTCGCCGCCGTGCAGGTGGGCGTGCCCCTGCGGATCGCGGTCATCGAGGATCCGGCGCCGGTGTCCGAGGAGGTCGCGCGGGTCCGGGGCCGGGTGCCGCAGCCGTTCCGGGTGCTGGTCAATCCGTCGTACGAGCCCGTCGGCACCGCTCGTGCCGCGTTCTTCGAGGGCTGTCTGAGCGTGCCGGGCTGGCAGGCGGTGGTGGCCCGGCCCGCCGAGGTGCGGCTGCGCGGCCAGGACGAGCTCGGCCGCGAGGTGGACGAGTCGTTCACGGGCTGGCCCGCCCGGATCGTGCAGCACGAGACGGACCACCTGGACGGCACGCTCTACCTGGACCGGGCCGAGCCCCGCTCGCTGTCGACGAACGAGGCGGTGCTGGCCCGCTGGAACGCTCCGACGCCGGCGGCGGCAGCCGAGGCGCTGGGCTTCGAGCTGCCGTAG
- a CDS encoding NAD(P)/FAD-dependent oxidoreductase, which produces MTETEAIAYDVVVLGAGPVGENVADRTRAGGLTTAVVESELVGGECSYWACMPSKALLRPVIARADARRLPGLSGAVQGPLDTDAVLGRRDTYTSHWQDDGQVGWLDGIGADLYRGHGRLAGPRTVTVTGPDGTVTALTARHAVAVCTGTRAQLPDLPGLDGVGPWTSREATSAKAAPGRLIVVGGGVVATEMATAWQALGSRVTLLVRGKGLLNRMEPFAGELIAKALTEAGVDLRTGTSVTSVTRENGTVVAVTDTGDRIEADEILFATGRAPRTDDIGLDTVGLEPGSWLDADDTLRVTGTDWLYAVGDVNHRALLTHQGKYQARIAGSAIAARAAGDPVTAEPWGAHSATADHDAVPQVVFTDPEAGAVGLSLAEAEQAGHRVRAVDVEFSSVAGAGLYGEDYRGRARMVVDVEQEILRGVTFVGPGVGELVHSATVAVAGRVPLSRLWHAVPSYPTLSEVWLRLLEAYRDS; this is translated from the coding sequence ATGACGGAAACGGAAGCCATCGCGTACGACGTCGTGGTGCTCGGCGCCGGACCCGTGGGGGAGAACGTCGCCGACCGCACCCGCGCGGGCGGCCTGACCACCGCGGTCGTGGAGAGCGAACTCGTCGGCGGCGAGTGCTCGTACTGGGCGTGCATGCCCAGCAAGGCGCTGCTCAGACCGGTCATCGCCCGGGCCGACGCCCGCCGCCTGCCCGGCCTGAGCGGGGCCGTCCAGGGGCCCCTCGACACCGACGCCGTCCTCGGCCGGCGCGACACCTACACCTCGCACTGGCAGGACGACGGCCAGGTCGGCTGGCTCGACGGCATCGGCGCCGACCTGTACCGGGGCCACGGCCGGCTGGCCGGCCCCCGCACGGTCACCGTCACCGGACCCGACGGCACCGTCACCGCCCTCACCGCCCGGCACGCCGTCGCCGTCTGCACCGGCACCCGCGCCCAGCTGCCCGACCTGCCCGGACTCGACGGTGTGGGCCCCTGGACCAGCCGGGAGGCCACCAGCGCCAAGGCCGCCCCCGGCCGGCTGATCGTCGTCGGCGGCGGTGTCGTCGCCACCGAGATGGCCACCGCCTGGCAGGCCCTCGGCTCCCGCGTCACCCTCCTCGTCCGCGGCAAGGGCCTGCTCAACCGCATGGAACCCTTCGCCGGTGAACTCATCGCCAAGGCCCTCACCGAGGCCGGCGTCGACCTGCGCACCGGCACCTCCGTCACGTCCGTGACCCGCGAGAACGGCACCGTCGTCGCCGTCACGGACACCGGCGACCGCATCGAGGCCGACGAGATCCTCTTCGCCACCGGCCGCGCCCCGCGGACCGACGACATCGGGCTCGACACCGTCGGCCTCGAACCCGGCTCCTGGCTCGACGCCGACGACACCCTCCGCGTCACCGGCACCGACTGGCTGTACGCGGTCGGCGACGTCAACCACCGGGCGCTCCTCACCCACCAGGGCAAGTACCAGGCCCGTATCGCCGGCTCCGCCATCGCCGCACGCGCCGCCGGCGACCCGGTGACCGCCGAGCCCTGGGGCGCCCACTCGGCCACCGCCGACCACGACGCCGTACCGCAGGTCGTCTTCACCGACCCCGAGGCCGGTGCCGTCGGTCTGTCCCTCGCCGAGGCCGAACAGGCCGGGCACCGCGTGCGCGCGGTCGACGTCGAGTTCTCCTCGGTCGCCGGGGCTGGTCTGTACGGCGAGGACTACCGGGGCCGCGCCCGCATGGTCGTCGACGTGGAGCAGGAGATCCTGCGCGGCGTCACCTTCGTCGGCCCCGGTGTCGGCGAACTCGTCCACTCGGCCACCGTCGCGGTCGCCGGCCGGGTTCCGCTCAGCCGGCTGTGGCACGCGGTGCCCTCGTACCCGACGCTCAGCGAGGTGTGGCTGCGCCTGCTGGAGGCGTACCGGGACAGCTGA
- the trxA gene encoding thioredoxin: protein MSSSTVELTKENFDQTVTENEFVLIDFWASWCGPCRQFAPVYEKAAGENPDLVFGKVDTEAQPELAQAFGIQSIPTLMIVRDQVAVFAQPGALPEAALTDVIGQARKLDMDEVRKSIAAQQQGQDGAQ from the coding sequence ATGAGCAGCAGCACCGTGGAGCTGACCAAGGAGAATTTCGACCAGACGGTCACGGAGAACGAGTTCGTTCTCATCGACTTCTGGGCGTCCTGGTGCGGGCCCTGCCGTCAGTTCGCGCCGGTGTACGAGAAGGCCGCCGGGGAGAACCCGGACCTGGTGTTCGGCAAGGTGGACACGGAGGCGCAGCCGGAGCTGGCGCAGGCCTTCGGTATCCAGTCGATTCCGACGCTGATGATCGTCCGTGACCAGGTCGCCGTGTTCGCGCAGCCGGGCGCCCTGCCCGAGGCCGCGCTGACGGACGTCATCGGGCAGGCCCGCAAGCTGGACATGGACGAGGTCCGCAAGAGCATCGCCGCCCAGCAGCAGGGGCAGGACGGGGCGCAGTAG
- a CDS encoding TetR/AcrR family transcriptional regulator: MLYAGFMSSAPPPFPKPPESLGPPHLLEVGPAPDEPCLRADAARNRARLLEAAARLIAEHGVEGVTMEAVAAAAQVGKGTVFRRFGDRTGLLTALLDHSAKQLQADFLGGPPPLGPGAPPLERLRAFGVAVLYRSAEQLDLQLAAQPHPTRRFSHPAALALRTHVTVLLRKLVPTADCDLLAQTLMASLDPALIHHLIRQCGMPMERLETGWIDLVARVTGTEPPR; the protein is encoded by the coding sequence ATGCTTTACGCTGGCTTCATGTCCAGCGCCCCGCCCCCCTTCCCGAAGCCCCCGGAGTCCCTCGGTCCGCCGCACCTGCTGGAGGTCGGCCCGGCTCCGGACGAGCCCTGCCTGCGCGCCGACGCCGCGCGCAACCGGGCCCGGCTGCTGGAGGCCGCCGCCCGGCTGATCGCCGAGCACGGGGTGGAGGGGGTCACCATGGAGGCGGTGGCCGCGGCGGCACAGGTCGGCAAGGGCACGGTGTTCCGCCGCTTCGGCGACCGCACCGGGCTGCTGACGGCCCTGCTGGACCACTCGGCGAAGCAGCTCCAGGCCGACTTCCTCGGCGGCCCCCCGCCCCTGGGGCCCGGTGCGCCACCGCTGGAGCGGCTCCGGGCGTTCGGCGTGGCGGTGCTGTACCGCTCGGCCGAGCAGCTCGACCTGCAACTGGCCGCCCAGCCGCACCCGACCCGGCGGTTCTCCCACCCCGCCGCCCTCGCGCTGCGCACCCACGTCACGGTGCTGCTGCGCAAGCTGGTGCCGACCGCCGACTGCGACCTCCTCGCCCAGACCCTCATGGCCAGCCTCGACCCCGCCCTGATCCACCACCTGATCCGGCAGTGCGGGATGCCCATGGAGCGGCTGGAGACCGGCTGGATCGACCTCGTCGCCCGCGTCACCGGCACGGAACCGCCCCGCTGA
- a CDS encoding NAD(P)H-dependent oxidoreductase — MSVRILALVGSLRAGSHNRQLAEAAVKLAPEGADVVLYEGLAELPFYNEDIDVEGSVPAAAAALREAAGAADAFLLFSPEYNGTIPAVLKNAIDWLSRPYGAGAFGGKPVAVIGTAFGQYGGVWAQDDTRKAVGIAGGKVIEDIKLSIPGSVTRFAETHPADDTEVAAQLTEVVARLHGNVGEAVAA, encoded by the coding sequence ATGTCTGTTCGCATCCTCGCGCTCGTCGGCAGCCTCCGCGCCGGTTCGCACAACCGTCAGCTCGCCGAGGCGGCCGTCAAGCTCGCCCCGGAGGGCGCGGACGTCGTGCTCTACGAGGGTCTCGCCGAGCTCCCCTTCTACAACGAGGACATCGACGTCGAGGGCAGCGTCCCGGCCGCCGCGGCCGCGCTGCGGGAGGCCGCCGGTGCCGCCGACGCCTTCCTGCTCTTCTCGCCCGAGTACAACGGCACCATCCCGGCCGTCCTGAAGAACGCCATCGACTGGCTGTCCCGCCCCTACGGCGCCGGTGCCTTCGGCGGCAAGCCGGTCGCCGTCATCGGCACCGCCTTCGGCCAGTACGGCGGCGTGTGGGCGCAGGACGACACCCGCAAGGCCGTGGGCATCGCCGGCGGCAAGGTGATCGAGGACATCAAGCTGTCCATCCCGGGCTCCGTGACCCGCTTCGCCGAGACCCACCCGGCCGACGACACCGAGGTCGCCGCGCAGCTGACCGAGGTCGTCGCCCGCCTGCACGGCAACGTCGGCGAGGCCGTGGCCGCCTGA